In the genome of Pseudomonas sp. P5_109, one region contains:
- the tcyL gene encoding cystine ABC transporter permease — protein sequence MEEAFQLALDSAPFLLKGAYYTVILSLGGMFFGLVMGFGLALMRLSRFKLVSWIARIYVSFFRGTPLLVQLFVIYYGLPQLGLELDPLPAALIGFSLNMAAYACEILRAAISSIERGQWEAAASIGMTRAQTLRRAILPQAMRTALPPLGNSFISLVKDTALAATIQVPELFRQAQLITARTFEIFTMYLAAALIYWILATVLSHLQNQLEARVNRHDQES from the coding sequence ATGGAAGAAGCTTTTCAACTCGCGCTGGACTCCGCGCCCTTTCTGCTCAAGGGCGCGTACTACACGGTGATCCTCAGCCTGGGCGGGATGTTCTTCGGCCTGGTGATGGGGTTCGGCCTGGCGCTGATGCGCCTGTCGCGCTTCAAACTGGTGAGCTGGATCGCCCGCATCTACGTGTCGTTCTTTCGCGGCACGCCGTTGCTGGTGCAACTGTTCGTGATCTATTACGGCTTGCCGCAATTGGGTCTGGAACTTGATCCGCTGCCGGCGGCCTTGATCGGCTTCTCGCTGAACATGGCCGCCTATGCCTGTGAAATCCTGCGTGCCGCGATCAGTTCCATCGAGCGCGGCCAGTGGGAAGCCGCTGCCAGTATCGGCATGACCCGCGCGCAAACCCTGCGCCGGGCCATCCTGCCGCAGGCGATGCGCACCGCATTGCCGCCGCTGGGCAACAGCTTCATTTCACTGGTCAAGGACACCGCGCTGGCCGCCACCATCCAGGTGCCGGAACTGTTCCGCCAGGCGCAATTGATCACCGCACGAACCTTCGAAATCTTCACCATGTATCTTGCCGCCGCACTGATCTACTGGATCCTGGCCACGGTGCTGTCGCACCTGCAGAACCAGCTGGAAGCGCGGGTCAATCGGCACGACCAGGAGTCCTGA
- a CDS encoding DUF6124 family protein, which translates to MKKPVPDPPPENPTNETVTDDLLRDRSALYRAIDFHLTGKQPTPPDEMRFYNVSKDVSFEDTQLYVADLLRCASVTAYQCGDQLKGADRAMVYSIWHLLEIAKAMVDHSIECLGMKKG; encoded by the coding sequence ATGAAGAAACCCGTTCCCGATCCACCTCCCGAAAACCCTACCAACGAAACCGTCACCGACGATTTGCTCAGGGATCGATCAGCGCTCTACCGAGCCATCGATTTCCACCTCACCGGCAAGCAACCCACACCCCCCGATGAAATGCGCTTCTACAACGTCAGCAAGGACGTGAGCTTTGAAGACACCCAGCTCTATGTCGCCGACCTGCTGCGTTGTGCTTCGGTCACGGCGTATCAGTGTGGTGACCAACTGAAGGGTGCCGACCGGGCGATGGTGTACTCGATCTGGCATTTGCTGGAGATTGCCAAGGCGATGGTGGATCACTCCATTGAGTGTTTGGGGATGAAAAAAGGTTGA
- a CDS encoding class I SAM-dependent methyltransferase, translating to MKQTPDDLEQITTTTLGHYNAVAEDFREGTRDHDVSQNIDALLRHIQGEAPFDILDFGCGPGRDLQTFTRMGHKAVGLDGSERLAQMARDDSGCEVWQQDFLKLDLPTERFDGIFANAVLFHVPRQELPRVLKQLWGALKPGGVLFSSNPRGENQEGWNGPRYGSYHDLAAWQQLLVEAGFVELEHYYRPAGLPREQQPWLASVWRKV from the coding sequence ATGAAACAGACGCCAGACGACCTCGAACAGATCACCACCACGACCCTGGGCCATTACAACGCGGTCGCTGAAGACTTTCGTGAAGGCACGCGCGATCACGATGTCAGCCAGAACATCGATGCCCTGTTGCGGCACATTCAAGGTGAGGCGCCTTTCGACATTCTCGATTTTGGCTGCGGGCCGGGACGTGATCTGCAGACGTTCACCCGCATGGGGCACAAGGCGGTCGGCCTCGACGGTTCGGAAAGGCTTGCGCAGATGGCGCGAGACGACAGCGGTTGCGAGGTGTGGCAGCAGGACTTCCTGAAGCTTGATCTGCCAACCGAGCGTTTCGACGGGATTTTTGCCAATGCGGTGCTGTTTCATGTTCCGCGTCAGGAATTACCGCGGGTGTTGAAGCAGTTGTGGGGAGCGTTGAAACCGGGTGGGGTGTTGTTCAGTTCCAATCCCCGTGGCGAGAATCAGGAAGGCTGGAACGGGCCGCGTTATGGCTCGTACCACGACCTGGCGGCCTGGCAGCAATTGTTGGTCGAGGCGGGGTTTGTGGAGCTGGAACATTACTACCGGCCGGCAGGGCTGCCGCGGGAGCAGCAGCCTTGGTTGGCGAGTGTTTGGCGTAAGGTGTAA
- a CDS encoding methionine ABC transporter permease, producing the protein MWFDRLLQGFIDTFLMVGVSSLIALLAGIPLAVILVTSSKGGIYEAPALNRVLGAFVNLFRSVPFLILMVALIPFTRLIVGTTYGVWAAVVPLTIAATPFFARIAEVSLREVDHGLIEAAQAMGCRRWHIVWHVLLPEALPGIVGGFTITLVTMINSSAMAGAIGAGGLGDIAYRYGYQRFDSQIMLTVIVLLVVLVAVIQLGGDRLARGLNKR; encoded by the coding sequence ATGTGGTTTGATCGCTTGCTGCAGGGTTTCATCGACACGTTCTTGATGGTCGGTGTGTCGTCGTTGATTGCACTGTTGGCGGGCATTCCGCTGGCGGTGATCCTGGTTACCAGCTCCAAGGGTGGGATCTACGAAGCCCCGGCGTTGAACCGTGTGCTAGGCGCCTTCGTGAACCTGTTTCGCTCGGTTCCGTTTCTGATTCTGATGGTGGCGCTGATTCCGTTCACCCGATTGATCGTCGGTACCACCTACGGCGTTTGGGCGGCCGTGGTGCCGCTGACCATCGCCGCCACGCCGTTCTTTGCGCGCATTGCCGAGGTCAGTTTGCGCGAGGTCGATCACGGACTGATCGAAGCGGCGCAAGCCATGGGTTGCCGGCGCTGGCACATCGTCTGGCATGTGCTGTTGCCGGAAGCACTGCCGGGGATTGTGGGTGGGTTCACCATTACCTTGGTGACCATGATCAACTCATCGGCCATGGCCGGGGCGATTGGTGCGGGCGGGCTGGGGGACATTGCGTATCGGTATGGGTATCAGCGGTTTGATAGCCAGATCATGCTGACGGTGATTGTGTTGCTGGTGGTGTTGGTGGCGGTGATTCAACTCGGTGGGGATCGGTTGGCTCGGGGGTTGAACAAGCGCTGA
- the tcyN gene encoding L-cystine ABC transporter ATP-binding protein TcyN: MIVVEKLTKQFKGQVVLNGIDLEVKEGEVVAIIGPSGSGKTTFLRCLNFLEEPTSGRIKVGDIEIDTSRPLNQQQSLVRRLRQHVGFVFQNFNLFPHRTALENVIEGPIVVKKTPHADAVALGKKLLAKVGLAGKEDAYPRRLSGGQQQRVAIARALAMEPEVILFDEPTSALDPELVGEVLATIRGLAEEKRTMVIVTHEMGFARDVANRVVFFDKGVIVEQGEAKALFANPKEERTKQFLSKFLNNAHN; encoded by the coding sequence ATGATTGTCGTGGAAAAACTGACAAAGCAGTTCAAGGGTCAAGTCGTGCTCAACGGCATCGATCTTGAGGTCAAGGAAGGCGAGGTGGTGGCGATCATCGGCCCCAGCGGTTCGGGCAAGACCACCTTCCTGCGTTGCCTGAATTTCCTGGAAGAACCCACCAGCGGCCGGATCAAGGTCGGCGATATCGAAATCGATACCAGCCGCCCCCTGAACCAGCAACAGAGCCTGGTGCGCCGTTTGCGCCAGCATGTGGGTTTCGTCTTCCAGAACTTCAACCTGTTCCCCCATCGCACGGCGCTGGAAAACGTCATCGAAGGCCCGATCGTGGTCAAGAAGACTCCACACGCCGACGCCGTTGCCTTGGGTAAAAAGCTCTTGGCCAAGGTTGGCCTGGCAGGCAAGGAGGATGCTTACCCACGTCGCCTCTCCGGAGGCCAGCAACAGCGCGTGGCGATTGCCCGGGCGCTGGCGATGGAACCGGAAGTGATCCTGTTCGACGAACCAACCTCGGCCCTCGACCCGGAGTTGGTGGGTGAGGTGCTGGCGACCATTCGCGGCCTGGCCGAAGAGAAGCGCACCATGGTGATCGTCACCCACGAAATGGGTTTTGCCCGGGACGTGGCCAACCGGGTGGTGTTTTTCGACAAAGGCGTGATCGTCGAGCAAGGCGAAGCGAAGGCGTTGTTTGCCAACCCGAAAGAAGAACGGACCAAACAGTTCCTGAGCAAATTCCTGAATAACGCTCATAACTAA
- a CDS encoding methionine ABC transporter ATP-binding protein, whose protein sequence is MTAAIQRRLDIPEPQSAERTELHPELKHAHVRFIGLGKTYNGQQGPVAALHGIDLAIQRGEVFGIIGRSGAGKSSLIRTINRLEQPSSGRVLIDQVDIGEFDEDRLVALRRRIGMIFQHFNLMSAKTVWQNVELPLKVAGVPKEKREQKVRELLELVGLQAKHKAYPAQLSGGQKQRVGIARALVHDPEILLCDEATSALDPETTQSILGLLREINQRLGLTIVLITHEMAVIREICDRVVVLEHGRIVEQGPVWEVFGNPQHEVSKTLLAPLQHALPKELQSRLQPQPSSSDAAVVLRLQFTGSQRDEPDLAALFSALGGRVRLLQGGVERIQGHALGQLLLAVTGSSLDAEELCLRASQWAQQVEVLGYVV, encoded by the coding sequence ATGACCGCCGCCATCCAACGGCGACTGGATATTCCAGAGCCGCAAAGCGCCGAGCGCACTGAGCTGCATCCCGAACTCAAGCATGCCCACGTGCGCTTCATCGGCCTGGGCAAAACCTACAACGGCCAGCAAGGACCGGTGGCCGCATTGCATGGCATCGACCTGGCGATCCAGCGCGGCGAAGTGTTCGGCATCATTGGTCGCAGCGGCGCCGGCAAGTCGTCGCTGATCCGCACCATCAACCGCCTGGAACAGCCGAGCAGCGGTCGGGTGCTGATCGACCAAGTGGACATCGGCGAGTTCGATGAGGACCGCCTGGTGGCGCTGCGTCGGCGCATCGGCATGATCTTCCAGCACTTCAACCTGATGTCGGCCAAGACCGTTTGGCAGAACGTCGAGTTGCCTTTGAAAGTCGCTGGCGTGCCCAAGGAAAAACGCGAGCAAAAAGTTCGCGAATTGCTGGAACTGGTCGGCTTGCAGGCCAAGCACAAGGCTTATCCGGCGCAGTTGTCCGGCGGGCAGAAACAGCGCGTAGGCATTGCCCGGGCGCTGGTGCATGACCCGGAAATTCTGCTGTGCGACGAAGCCACCTCGGCACTGGACCCCGAAACCACGCAGTCGATACTCGGCCTGTTGCGCGAGATCAATCAGCGCCTGGGCCTGACCATTGTGCTGATCACCCACGAGATGGCGGTGATCCGTGAGATCTGTGATCGCGTGGTTGTCCTGGAACACGGGCGCATCGTCGAGCAAGGGCCGGTGTGGGAAGTGTTCGGCAATCCGCAGCACGAGGTCAGCAAGACACTGCTGGCCCCGTTGCAACATGCATTGCCCAAAGAGCTGCAAAGCCGTTTGCAGCCGCAGCCATCGTCCTCCGACGCAGCCGTAGTCCTGCGCTTGCAGTTCACCGGTAGCCAACGCGACGAACCGGACCTGGCCGCACTGTTCAGCGCCCTGGGTGGGCGAGTGCGACTGCTGCAAGGCGGCGTGGAACGGATTCAGGGCCATGCGCTTGGGCAACTGCTGCTGGCGGTGACCGGCTCGTCCCTCGATGCCGAGGAGTTGTGTCTACGCGCCTCCCAATGGGCGCAACAGGTGGAGGTACTGGGCTATGTGGTTTGA
- a CDS encoding LLM class flavin-dependent oxidoreductase — protein sequence MTAAKKKILLNAFNMNCIGHINHGLWTHPRDTSTRYNTIEYWTELAQLLERGLFDGLFIADIVGVYDVYQNSVDVPLKESIQLPVNDPLLLVSAMAAVTKNLGFGLTANLTYEAPYLFARRLSTLDHLSRGRVGWNIVTGYLDSAAKAMGLNEQVEHDRRYDQADEYLEVLYKLLEGSWENGAVLNDPQQRIYAQPEKVHKVEHKGEFYQVEGYHLSEPSPQRTPVLFQAGSSDRGLLFAGRHAECVFISGQTKASTKVQVDKVRASAIEAGRNPEDIKVFMGLNVIVGATEELAWAKHAEYLSYASAEAGVAHFSASTGIDFSQYEIDEPIQYVKSNAIQSATKHLQNNDWTRRKLLEQHALGGRYITVVGSPEQVADELESWIAETGLDGFNLTRIVTPESYEDFIELVIPELQRRGSYKTAYDSGTLREKLFQREAHLPEQHTGSAYRR from the coding sequence ATGACCGCCGCGAAAAAGAAAATCCTGCTCAATGCCTTCAACATGAACTGCATCGGGCACATCAACCATGGCTTGTGGACGCACCCGCGCGACACGTCAACGCGCTACAACACAATCGAATACTGGACCGAACTGGCGCAGTTGCTGGAGCGCGGGCTGTTCGACGGCCTGTTCATCGCCGACATCGTCGGGGTCTACGACGTCTACCAGAACTCGGTGGACGTGCCGTTGAAAGAGTCGATCCAGTTGCCGGTCAATGATCCGCTTCTACTGGTATCCGCGATGGCTGCGGTGACGAAAAACCTCGGTTTCGGCCTGACCGCCAACCTCACCTACGAGGCGCCGTACCTGTTCGCCCGACGCCTGTCGACCCTGGATCACCTGAGCCGTGGCCGGGTCGGCTGGAACATCGTCACCGGCTATCTCGACAGCGCCGCCAAGGCCATGGGCCTGAACGAACAGGTCGAACATGACCGGCGCTACGACCAGGCCGACGAGTACCTGGAGGTGCTCTACAAACTTTTGGAAGGCAGCTGGGAAAACGGCGCGGTGTTGAACGATCCTCAGCAGCGGATCTACGCGCAGCCTGAGAAAGTGCACAAGGTCGAGCACAAGGGCGAGTTCTATCAAGTCGAGGGCTATCACCTAAGTGAACCCTCGCCGCAGCGCACGCCGGTGCTGTTCCAGGCCGGCAGCTCGGATCGCGGCCTGTTGTTCGCCGGGCGACATGCCGAGTGCGTGTTCATCAGTGGCCAGACCAAGGCGTCGACCAAGGTGCAGGTGGACAAGGTGCGCGCCAGCGCCATCGAAGCCGGGCGCAACCCCGAGGACATCAAGGTGTTCATGGGCTTGAACGTGATCGTTGGCGCAACCGAAGAGCTGGCCTGGGCCAAGCACGCCGAATACCTCAGCTACGCCAGTGCCGAAGCTGGCGTGGCGCATTTCTCGGCGTCCACTGGGATCGATTTTTCCCAATATGAAATCGACGAACCGATCCAGTACGTGAAGAGCAACGCGATCCAGTCCGCCACCAAGCACCTGCAAAACAACGACTGGACCCGACGCAAGTTGCTGGAGCAACACGCCCTCGGCGGTCGCTACATCACCGTGGTCGGTTCACCTGAACAGGTGGCCGATGAGCTGGAATCCTGGATAGCCGAAACCGGGCTGGATGGCTTCAACCTGACCCGCATCGTCACGCCGGAAAGCTATGAGGATTTCATCGAGCTGGTGATCCCCGAGTTGCAACGTCGCGGGTCGTACAAGACAGCGTACGACAGCGGCACCTTGCGCGAAAAGCTGTTTCAGCGCGAAGCGCATTTGCCTGAGCAACATACCGGTTCGGCTTACCGCCGCTAA
- a CDS encoding SfnB family sulfur acquisition oxidoreductase — protein MSSLADAIVQSDLDIAPLLLPAQVLSNDAQAITAAHELAQVARLQAGKRDRQRKLPWSEIEQFTRSGLGSISIPREYGGPQVSFVTLAEVFAIISAADPALGQIPQNQFGILNLILGSATEAQKRQLFKSVLEGWRIGNAGPERGTKNTLELKARITADGVLNGQKFYSTGALFAHWVAVKALNDDGKQVLAFIRRGTPGLRIVDDWSGFGQRTTASGTILLNNVQVDSELVVDNWKINDTPNIQGAVSQLIQAAIDAGIARGAIDDAIDFVKTRARPWIDANVERASDDLYVIADIGKLKIELHAAEALLRKAGQVLDQVNAAPLTAESAARASIAVAEAKVLTTEISLQASEKLFELAGSRATLAEFNLDRHWRNARVHTLHDPVRWKYHAIGAYRLNGTLPNRHSWI, from the coding sequence ATGTCCAGTCTGGCAGATGCAATCGTCCAGAGTGACCTGGACATCGCCCCGTTGTTGTTGCCCGCACAAGTCTTGAGCAACGATGCCCAAGCCATCACGGCGGCCCACGAACTGGCGCAAGTCGCGCGCCTGCAAGCGGGCAAACGCGACCGGCAGCGCAAGCTCCCCTGGTCTGAAATCGAACAGTTCACCCGCAGCGGCCTGGGCAGCATTTCCATTCCCCGCGAGTACGGTGGCCCGCAGGTTTCGTTCGTCACCCTGGCCGAGGTCTTCGCGATCATTTCCGCCGCCGACCCGGCACTCGGGCAGATCCCGCAAAACCAGTTCGGCATTCTCAACCTGATACTCGGCAGCGCCACCGAAGCGCAGAAAAGACAACTGTTCAAAAGCGTCCTCGAGGGCTGGCGCATCGGCAATGCCGGACCGGAACGCGGCACCAAAAACACCCTGGAACTGAAGGCGCGCATCACCGCTGACGGCGTCCTCAACGGCCAGAAGTTCTATTCTACCGGTGCACTGTTCGCCCATTGGGTCGCGGTCAAAGCATTGAACGACGACGGCAAGCAAGTGCTGGCATTCATCCGTCGCGGCACGCCGGGATTGCGCATTGTCGACGACTGGTCCGGCTTTGGTCAGCGCACCACCGCCAGCGGCACGATTTTGCTCAACAACGTGCAGGTCGACTCCGAACTGGTTGTGGATAACTGGAAGATCAACGACACGCCGAACATCCAGGGTGCCGTCTCCCAGCTGATTCAAGCGGCCATCGACGCCGGTATCGCCCGAGGCGCCATCGACGACGCCATCGATTTCGTGAAAACCCGCGCCCGTCCATGGATCGACGCCAATGTCGAACGGGCCAGCGATGACCTGTACGTGATCGCCGACATCGGCAAGCTGAAAATCGAATTGCACGCCGCCGAAGCGTTGCTGCGCAAGGCCGGGCAGGTGCTCGATCAGGTCAATGCCGCGCCGCTCACCGCCGAGTCGGCCGCCCGTGCCTCGATTGCCGTCGCCGAAGCCAAAGTACTGACCACAGAGATTTCGTTGCAGGCCAGCGAAAAGCTCTTCGAACTGGCCGGCAGCCGCGCGACCCTCGCTGAATTCAACCTCGACCGCCACTGGCGCAACGCACGGGTGCACACCCTGCACGATCCGGTGCGCTGGAAGTACCACGCCATCGGCGCCTATCGCCTCAACGGCACGCTGCCTAATCGCCATTCCTGGATTTAA
- a CDS encoding MetQ/NlpA family ABC transporter substrate-binding protein has product MKKHYLSHPVKALALALGLFSSMTFAADAPLKIGTTAAFAIPLEAAVEEAGKQGLKVELVEFTDWIAPNVSLAAGDIDVNYFQHIPFLENAKAASGFDLVPFAPGIINNVGLYSKKYKSFDELPQGASVAIANDPINSGRGLQLLAKAGLITLKPGVGYKATEEDIIANPKKIKILQVEAVQLVRAYDDADLVQGYPAYIRLSKTFDAGSALLFDGLDHKEYVIQFVIQPKSKTDPRLIKFVDIYQHSPAVRAALDKAHGKLYQAGWES; this is encoded by the coding sequence ATGAAAAAGCACTACCTCTCTCACCCAGTCAAAGCACTGGCCCTGGCCCTCGGCCTGTTCAGCTCGATGACCTTCGCCGCCGACGCCCCCCTGAAAATCGGCACCACCGCCGCCTTCGCCATCCCCCTGGAAGCAGCGGTTGAAGAAGCTGGCAAACAAGGCCTGAAAGTCGAACTGGTGGAGTTCACCGACTGGATCGCGCCGAACGTCAGCCTCGCCGCCGGCGACATCGACGTGAACTACTTCCAGCACATCCCGTTCCTGGAAAACGCCAAGGCTGCGTCCGGTTTCGACCTGGTGCCGTTCGCGCCGGGGATCATCAACAACGTCGGCCTCTACTCGAAGAAATACAAAAGCTTCGACGAACTGCCGCAAGGCGCCAGCGTGGCCATCGCCAACGACCCGATCAACAGCGGTCGCGGCCTGCAGCTGCTGGCCAAGGCCGGCCTGATCACCCTCAAGCCGGGCGTCGGCTACAAGGCCACCGAAGAAGACATCATCGCCAACCCGAAGAAAATCAAGATCCTCCAGGTCGAAGCGGTGCAACTGGTGCGCGCCTATGACGACGCCGATCTGGTGCAGGGTTACCCGGCCTACATCCGCTTGTCGAAAACCTTCGATGCCGGTTCCGCGCTGCTGTTCGACGGCCTGGATCACAAGGAGTACGTGATCCAGTTCGTGATCCAGCCGAAGAGCAAAACCGACCCGCGCCTGATCAAGTTCGTCGACATCTACCAGCACTCACCCGCTGTGCGCGCCGCGCTGGATAAAGCCCACGGCAAGCTCTACCAAGCCGGTTGGGAAAGCTGA
- a CDS encoding SfnB family sulfur acquisition oxidoreductase — protein sequence MSISHPVAVITSDEQALIIASDLAEDFKRDSALRDRERRLPHPELEVFSRSGLWGISVPKEYGGAGVSNVTLAKVIALIAQADGSLGQIPQNHFYALEVLRVNGSHEQKKRLYGEVLAGQRFGNALAELGTKTAHDRVTSLTRDGSGYRINGRKFYATGAIYAQRIPTSVVDENGVQQLAFVPRDSKGLSVIDDWSGFGQRTTGSGSVVFEDVYVAAEDVIPFQSAFERPTPVGPLAQILHAAIDTGIARAAYEDALHFVRTKTRPWIDATHEKATDDPLTLKSFGHLSIRLHAAEALLDRAGEYLDKAQAETNAETVAAASIAVAEARALSTEISLAAGSTLFELAGSQATLIEHGLDRHWRNARVHTLHDPVRWKYHAVGNYYLNDENPPLRGTI from the coding sequence ATGAGCATTTCTCACCCCGTCGCGGTCATTACCAGCGATGAGCAAGCCCTGATCATTGCCAGCGACCTGGCCGAAGACTTCAAACGCGACAGCGCCCTGCGCGACCGCGAGCGCCGTTTGCCGCACCCGGAACTGGAAGTGTTTTCCCGCTCGGGCCTGTGGGGCATCAGTGTGCCGAAAGAATACGGCGGCGCTGGTGTTTCCAACGTCACTTTGGCCAAGGTCATCGCCTTGATCGCTCAAGCCGACGGCTCGCTCGGGCAGATCCCCCAGAACCATTTCTACGCCCTCGAAGTGCTGCGCGTGAACGGCTCACACGAGCAGAAAAAACGTCTTTATGGCGAAGTACTGGCCGGCCAGCGCTTCGGTAATGCCCTCGCCGAACTCGGCACCAAAACCGCACACGATCGCGTCACCAGCCTGACTCGCGACGGCAGCGGCTATCGCATCAACGGTCGCAAGTTCTACGCCACGGGCGCGATCTATGCCCAGCGCATTCCCACCTCGGTGGTGGATGAAAATGGCGTGCAGCAACTGGCGTTCGTGCCGCGCGACAGCAAGGGCCTGAGCGTGATCGACGACTGGAGCGGCTTCGGTCAGCGCACCACCGGCAGCGGTTCGGTAGTGTTCGAAGACGTCTACGTCGCGGCCGAGGATGTCATCCCCTTTCAAAGTGCCTTCGAGCGTCCGACCCCGGTCGGCCCGCTGGCGCAGATTCTCCATGCCGCCATCGACACCGGTATCGCCCGCGCCGCCTATGAAGATGCGCTGCACTTCGTGCGCACGAAAACCCGGCCGTGGATCGACGCCACCCACGAAAAGGCCACGGACGACCCACTGACCCTCAAGAGCTTCGGCCACCTGAGCATTCGCCTGCACGCCGCCGAAGCGCTTCTGGATCGGGCCGGTGAGTACCTCGACAAGGCCCAGGCCGAGACGAATGCCGAGACCGTCGCGGCCGCATCGATTGCCGTCGCCGAAGCCCGCGCCCTGAGCACCGAAATTTCCCTGGCCGCCGGCAGCACGCTGTTCGAACTGGCCGGAAGCCAGGCGACCTTGATCGAACACGGCCTCGACCGCCACTGGCGCAACGCCCGGGTGCATACCCTGCACGACCCGGTGCGCTGGAAGTACCACGCCGTCGGCAATTACTACCTCAACGATGAAAACCCGCCACTGCGGGGGACCATTTGA
- the tcyJ gene encoding cystine ABC transporter substrate-binding protein: protein MNFSALRRNLLVGSLGLALSAGLIGQAVAGEQLQKIKDAGVINVGLEGTYPPFSFVDADGKLAGFEVEFSEALAKELGVKVKLQPTKWDGILAALESKRLDAVINQVTISEERKKKYDFSEPYTVSGIQALVLTKKAAELNIKSAADLSGKKVGVGLGTNYEEWVKANVPTADIRTYEDDPTKFQDLRVGRIDAILIDRLAALEYAKKAKDTTAAGDAFSRQEAGIALRKGEPELLAAVNKAIDKLRADGTLKKLSEKYFNADVTQ, encoded by the coding sequence ATGAATTTTTCCGCACTACGTCGCAATCTGCTGGTGGGCTCGCTGGGCCTGGCACTGAGCGCTGGCCTGATTGGCCAAGCCGTTGCCGGTGAGCAACTGCAAAAGATCAAAGACGCCGGCGTGATCAACGTCGGCCTGGAAGGCACCTACCCACCGTTCAGTTTCGTCGACGCCGACGGCAAACTGGCCGGCTTCGAAGTCGAATTCTCCGAAGCCCTGGCCAAAGAGCTGGGCGTGAAGGTCAAGCTGCAACCGACCAAATGGGACGGCATCCTCGCTGCCCTGGAATCCAAGCGCCTGGACGCAGTGATCAACCAGGTGACCATCTCCGAAGAGCGCAAGAAGAAGTATGACTTCTCCGAGCCCTACACCGTTTCCGGGATTCAGGCGCTGGTGCTGACGAAGAAGGCCGCCGAGCTGAACATCAAGTCCGCCGCTGACCTGTCTGGCAAGAAAGTCGGCGTAGGCCTGGGCACCAACTACGAAGAGTGGGTCAAGGCCAATGTGCCGACCGCTGACATCCGCACCTACGAGGATGATCCGACCAAGTTCCAGGACCTGCGTGTCGGCCGTATCGACGCCATCCTGATCGACCGCCTGGCCGCGCTGGAATACGCCAAGAAAGCCAAGGACACCACCGCCGCCGGTGATGCGTTCTCCCGTCAGGAAGCCGGCATTGCCCTGCGCAAAGGCGAGCCTGAACTGCTGGCCGCGGTGAACAAGGCAATCGACAAGCTGCGCGCCGATGGCACCCTGAAAAAGCTCTCGGAAAAATACTTCAACGCTGACGTCACTCAATAA